In a genomic window of Microterricola viridarii:
- a CDS encoding alpha/beta hydrolase gives MSAVTTPGGVIPVPFDPELAPVLEYMAASPQPPLSWETLPATRPGLATMFPGPVEAIGGRAVDTEERLIAGPAGAPDIEVTIFRPRGHTAADAALPALVNIHGGGMIIGHRHWESERVIQLVLELGVIAVNVEYRLAPEHPFPAGVEDCYAGVLWTAEHAAEIGADPERIVVMGGSAGGGFSAAVALLARDRGGPALAGQLLLCPMLDNTNTTVASHQYDGIGTWMRDANLLAWRCVLGEELALSTAASPYAAPSRATDLSGLPPAFIEAGAAEMFRDEDVDYATRIWATGGNAELHIWAGGFHGFDMYAPESELARAALDARHSWLRRILQLGGER, from the coding sequence GTGAGCGCCGTGACGACGCCGGGCGGCGTCATCCCCGTTCCGTTCGACCCCGAGCTCGCCCCCGTGCTCGAGTACATGGCGGCCTCGCCGCAGCCGCCGCTCTCCTGGGAGACGCTGCCGGCGACCCGGCCGGGGCTGGCCACGATGTTCCCCGGCCCGGTCGAGGCCATCGGCGGCCGCGCCGTCGACACCGAGGAGCGCCTCATCGCCGGCCCGGCCGGCGCTCCCGACATCGAAGTCACCATCTTCCGTCCGCGCGGGCACACGGCGGCGGATGCCGCGCTGCCCGCGCTCGTCAACATCCACGGCGGCGGCATGATCATCGGCCACCGGCACTGGGAGTCCGAGCGCGTCATCCAGCTGGTGCTCGAGCTCGGCGTGATCGCCGTGAACGTCGAGTACCGCCTCGCTCCCGAGCACCCCTTCCCGGCCGGCGTGGAGGACTGCTACGCCGGGGTGCTCTGGACAGCGGAGCACGCCGCCGAGATCGGCGCGGACCCGGAGCGCATCGTGGTGATGGGCGGCAGCGCCGGCGGCGGCTTCTCCGCGGCCGTCGCCCTGCTCGCCCGCGACCGCGGCGGTCCGGCCCTGGCCGGGCAGCTGCTGCTCTGCCCGATGCTGGACAACACGAACACGACCGTGGCCAGCCACCAGTACGACGGCATCGGCACCTGGATGCGCGACGCCAACCTGCTGGCCTGGCGCTGTGTGCTCGGCGAGGAGCTGGCCCTCAGCACCGCGGCCTCACCGTACGCCGCGCCCAGCCGGGCCACCGACCTCAGCGGCCTGCCGCCGGCGTTCATCGAGGCGGGCGCCGCCGAGATGTTCCGCGATGAGGACGTCGACTACGCGACCCGCATCTGGGCGACCGGCGGCAACGCCGAGCTGCACATCTGGGCGGGCGGCTTCCACGGTTTCGACATGTACGCGCCGGAGTCGGAGCTGGCCCGGGCGGCGCTGGACGCCCGGCACTCCTGGCTGCGCCGCATCCTGCAGCTCGGAGGTGAGCGATGA
- a CDS encoding ABC transporter ATP-binding protein, with protein sequence MSATTKPLLEVNDLVVEYGTRRKPARVLHEVSLAVGAGECVGLVGESGSGKSTLGKAILGLVPVAGGRISFDGRDITHAKGRERRALASDIQVVFQDPYGSLDPLMTIGDILAEPLATAGTGKREAKSLVAEMLDRVSLPRNVLERYPSEFSGGQRQRIAIARALVRRPRLIICDEPVSALDLTTQATILELLIELQRDTGVSYLFVSHDLGVVRRVCHRVAVMYRGNLVETGDGEQITREPQHAYSRRLLTASPIADPAGQAERRQAWLELRQESAAV encoded by the coding sequence ATGAGCGCGACAACCAAGCCCCTGCTAGAGGTGAACGACCTCGTCGTCGAGTACGGCACGCGGCGCAAGCCTGCGCGCGTGCTGCACGAGGTGTCCCTCGCCGTCGGTGCGGGGGAGTGCGTCGGACTGGTCGGTGAGTCGGGGTCGGGCAAGTCCACCCTGGGCAAGGCCATTCTCGGCCTCGTCCCGGTCGCCGGCGGTCGGATCTCCTTCGACGGGCGCGACATCACCCACGCGAAGGGGCGCGAGCGGCGTGCACTCGCCTCCGACATCCAAGTGGTCTTCCAAGACCCGTACGGCTCGCTCGACCCGCTCATGACCATCGGGGACATCCTCGCCGAGCCGCTCGCCACCGCGGGCACCGGCAAGCGCGAGGCGAAATCCCTGGTGGCCGAGATGCTCGACCGGGTGAGCCTGCCCCGGAACGTGCTCGAGCGGTACCCGAGCGAGTTCTCCGGCGGGCAGCGGCAGCGCATCGCGATCGCGCGTGCCCTCGTGCGGCGCCCGCGGCTGATCATCTGCGACGAGCCGGTGAGCGCGCTCGACCTGACGACCCAGGCGACGATCCTGGAACTGCTCATCGAGCTGCAGCGGGACACCGGGGTGTCCTACCTCTTCGTCTCACACGACCTCGGTGTCGTGCGCCGGGTCTGCCACCGGGTCGCCGTGATGTACCGGGGAAACCTCGTGGAGACCGGTGATGGCGAGCAGATCACTCGGGAACCGCAGCACGCGTACAGCCGCCGCCTGCTGACGGCGTCCCCGATCGCCGACCCGGCCGGCCAAGCCGAGCGGCGCCAGGCCTGGCTGGAGCTGCGACAGGAATCCGCGGCCGTGTAG
- a CDS encoding alpha/beta hydrolase, with product MSAHPVPYDPELVAGLAGFLELVERIPLRADTVLANREHFTTIIPPMAAQVGELAVDWENRVIPGPAGAPDVEVTVVRPRRAPGAAPAEAAPGVLGIHGGGLVLGTRFFGTGELIDLALRHGVVGVAVEYRLAPEHPGTAAAEDCYAALEWFAGHAAELGVDPERIIVSGASAGGGLSAAVALMARDRGGPALAGQLLNCPMLDDRNETVSSRQYDGLGAWDRNSNDTAWSAVLGELRHSDAVSPYAAPARATDLGGLPPAYIEVGAAEVFRDEDVDYALRIWAAGGQAELHVWAGAYHGFSGFSPDAIVSQAALAARDSWIRRTLGL from the coding sequence ATGAGCGCGCACCCGGTTCCCTACGACCCGGAGCTCGTCGCCGGCCTGGCCGGCTTCCTCGAGCTGGTCGAGCGCATCCCGCTGCGCGCGGACACGGTCCTCGCCAACCGGGAGCACTTCACCACGATCATCCCGCCGATGGCCGCGCAGGTCGGTGAGCTGGCGGTCGACTGGGAGAACCGGGTCATCCCCGGCCCGGCCGGCGCCCCCGACGTCGAGGTCACCGTCGTGCGGCCGCGGCGCGCACCCGGCGCCGCCCCGGCCGAAGCCGCCCCCGGCGTGCTCGGCATCCACGGCGGCGGCCTCGTGCTCGGCACGCGCTTCTTCGGCACCGGCGAGCTCATCGACCTCGCGCTGCGCCACGGCGTCGTCGGCGTTGCGGTCGAGTACCGGCTCGCCCCCGAGCACCCGGGAACAGCCGCCGCGGAGGACTGCTACGCCGCCCTCGAATGGTTCGCGGGCCATGCCGCCGAGCTCGGCGTCGACCCCGAGCGGATCATCGTCTCCGGCGCCAGCGCCGGCGGCGGCCTGTCGGCGGCCGTCGCGCTAATGGCCCGCGACCGCGGCGGCCCCGCTCTGGCCGGGCAGCTGTTGAACTGCCCGATGCTCGACGACCGCAACGAGACCGTGTCGAGCCGGCAGTACGACGGCCTCGGCGCCTGGGACCGCAACAGCAACGACACCGCCTGGAGCGCGGTGCTCGGAGAGCTGCGCCACAGCGACGCCGTCTCGCCCTATGCGGCACCCGCGCGGGCCACCGATCTCGGCGGGCTCCCGCCCGCCTACATCGAGGTCGGCGCCGCCGAGGTGTTCCGCGATGAGGACGTCGACTACGCGCTGCGCATCTGGGCGGCGGGCGGCCAGGCCGAGCTGCACGTCTGGGCCGGCGCCTATCACGGCTTCTCCGGCTTCTCCCCCGACGCCATCGTGTCGCAGGCGGCGCTCGCCGCCCGCGACAGTTGGATCCGGCGCACGCTCGGCCTCTGA
- a CDS encoding aldo/keto reductase, translating into MTTTVSAPAIPRRGIGRSGLEASVLSLGSWHTYDRMHFEDAVELVATAAARGINLFDVGVYAFPGGPPAFTDVLFSAIVRAAGIARSDYLLSEKLWLEGFGPDGFRPQLERALFRVGTDYSDLVILGDLRRDDLELRDLVLDLAELQRSGSIRAWGVNNWSAGNIQALIDIAAAEGVPGPQIAQLKYSMSRRSIPDGAPFARLWEQGITMQASDVMEGGILAGKVNPGREVGRDPGDIRAAIIASVPGVIALAEELEATPAQLAVAFTLTHPANTTTLFGATRLAQLEQNIGAIQLVERVGAAELRARVAPFWADNGIVDPEGP; encoded by the coding sequence ATGACCACCACCGTCTCCGCCCCGGCCATCCCGCGCCGCGGCATCGGCCGTTCCGGCCTCGAGGCCTCCGTGCTCTCGCTCGGCTCCTGGCACACCTACGACCGGATGCACTTCGAGGATGCCGTCGAGCTGGTCGCCACCGCCGCCGCCCGCGGCATCAACCTCTTCGACGTCGGCGTCTACGCCTTCCCCGGCGGCCCGCCCGCCTTCACCGACGTGCTGTTCTCGGCCATCGTCCGGGCGGCCGGGATCGCCCGCTCCGACTACCTGCTCTCCGAGAAGCTCTGGCTGGAGGGCTTCGGGCCCGACGGCTTCCGGCCCCAGTTGGAGCGGGCGCTGTTCCGCGTCGGCACCGACTACTCCGACCTCGTGATCCTCGGCGACCTCCGCCGCGACGACCTCGAGCTGCGCGACCTCGTGCTCGACCTCGCCGAGCTGCAGCGTTCCGGCAGCATCCGGGCCTGGGGCGTGAACAACTGGTCGGCCGGCAACATCCAGGCGCTCATCGACATTGCCGCGGCCGAGGGGGTGCCCGGCCCGCAGATCGCGCAGCTGAAATACAGCATGTCCCGCCGCTCGATCCCCGACGGGGCACCATTCGCCCGGCTCTGGGAGCAGGGCATCACGATGCAGGCCTCCGACGTGATGGAGGGCGGCATCCTCGCCGGCAAGGTGAACCCCGGCCGCGAGGTCGGCCGCGACCCCGGCGACATCCGGGCCGCCATCATCGCCTCGGTGCCCGGTGTGATCGCCCTCGCCGAGGAGCTGGAGGCGACGCCCGCCCAACTCGCGGTCGCGTTCACACTCACCCACCCAGCGAACACGACGACGCTGTTCGGCGCGACCCGACTTGCGCAGCTCGAGCAGAACATCGGGGCGATCCAGCTGGTCGAGCGCGTCGGCGCCGCCGAGCTCCGAGCCCGGGTCGCCCCGTTCTGGGCCGACAACGGCATCGTCGACCCCGAGGGCCCGTGA
- a CDS encoding multidrug effflux MFS transporter: MTATAPVRTMSVRRSVLVLGALEAFGPLSMDLYMPTLPQLAASLDTSDTLAQSTMSVCMIGLGLGQLLAGPLSDRFGRRRPLLVGVALFALFSLACVFAPTIEVLLVARLLQGLAGSAGIVLSLAIARDMYSGVELSRMLSLLALVGASAPIIAPVIGGQLALFMDWRGIFGVLAGIGVALFVLAFTSLKETLPHGARHGGGFGTTMQHFGALARDRLFVVMLIVSAAGGVAFFTYLSMSSFVLQGEFGLTPQLFSVFFAVNALANMGGAQLSRLLVRRLGPVRMYLTGQTATALAAVAMLIVVLSGAGVVGVLIVLAVFLFSSGVGGPNGTTLALGGHAERAGTASAVLGTAMFVVGPIVAPLAALGGATALAMSLTVAISAVIATTLALTVVRPMLRGVTVDH, encoded by the coding sequence ATGACCGCCACCGCCCCTGTCCGCACCATGAGCGTGCGTCGCAGCGTGCTCGTGCTCGGCGCCCTCGAAGCCTTCGGGCCGCTCTCGATGGACCTGTACATGCCGACCCTGCCCCAGCTGGCGGCGTCCCTCGACACCAGCGACACCCTCGCCCAGTCGACGATGTCGGTCTGCATGATCGGCCTCGGCCTCGGCCAGCTCCTCGCCGGCCCGCTCAGCGACCGCTTCGGGCGGCGCCGGCCGCTCCTCGTCGGGGTCGCCCTGTTCGCGCTGTTCTCGCTCGCCTGCGTGTTCGCGCCGACGATCGAGGTGCTGCTCGTCGCGCGGCTGCTGCAGGGGCTCGCCGGCTCGGCCGGCATCGTGCTGAGCCTGGCCATCGCGCGCGACATGTACAGCGGGGTCGAGCTCTCGCGCATGCTCTCGCTGCTCGCCCTGGTCGGCGCCTCAGCCCCGATCATCGCGCCGGTGATCGGCGGCCAGCTGGCGCTGTTCATGGACTGGCGCGGCATCTTCGGGGTGTTGGCCGGCATCGGCGTCGCCCTGTTCGTGCTTGCGTTCACCAGCTTGAAGGAGACGCTGCCGCACGGGGCACGGCACGGCGGCGGGTTCGGCACGACGATGCAGCATTTCGGCGCGCTCGCCCGCGACCGGCTGTTCGTCGTGATGCTCATCGTCTCGGCGGCCGGCGGGGTGGCGTTCTTCACCTATCTCTCCATGTCGAGCTTCGTGCTGCAGGGCGAGTTCGGGCTGACCCCGCAGCTGTTCAGCGTGTTCTTCGCCGTCAACGCCCTCGCTAACATGGGCGGCGCGCAGCTCAGCCGGCTCCTCGTGCGCCGGCTGGGCCCCGTGCGGATGTATCTGACCGGGCAGACCGCGACGGCACTCGCCGCCGTGGCGATGCTCATCGTCGTACTCTCCGGAGCCGGCGTCGTCGGCGTGCTCATCGTGCTGGCCGTCTTCCTGTTCAGCTCGGGCGTTGGCGGGCCCAACGGCACGACCCTGGCACTCGGCGGGCATGCCGAGCGGGCCGGAACGGCATCCGCCGTGCTCGGCACCGCCATGTTCGTCGTCGGGCCCATCGTCGCCCCGCTGGCCGCGCTCGGCGGCGCCACGGCGCTGGCCATGTCACTGACGGTGGCGATCTCCGCGGTCATCGCCACGACTCTCGCTCTGACGGTCGTGCGCCCGATGCTGCGGGGCGTCACCGTCGACCACTGA
- a CDS encoding aldehyde dehydrogenase family protein, with protein sequence MHNYDTLLAAITPQAGPAREVHDPATGALIGTAPVQDVADLESAIDRAAAAQPAWAALGDEERSALLHRAADAIEAAAEPLAELLSREQGKPLNGPNARFEVSACAVWLRTAADTPLPVEVIVDDGENYAEMHYRPIGVVGAIAPWNWPMMIAIWQIAPSLRMGNTVVAKPAETTTLSGLALVAVMNQVLPEGVLNIVAGPGRTVGDALTKSPKVGKIMFTGSTDVGKRIIEASANNVTRLTLELGGNDAGIVLPDVDAAAIAADLFWGAFINTGQTCAALKRLYVHDDVYDEVLEHLVAFAKSMPMGVGLDEANVLGPVQNRGQYEIVDRLVESAKASGARVVLGGDPDHDAVGNFYPTTIVADIDPHNDLVLEEQFGPALPVIRYTDLDAVVGLANELEFGLGASVWSADRDAARQIAARLQAGTVWINSHGGLHPMVPFGGAKQSGYGREFGVEGLKAVAEPQVVSG encoded by the coding sequence ATGCACAACTACGACACACTTCTCGCGGCGATCACGCCGCAGGCTGGCCCGGCGCGCGAGGTCCATGATCCCGCAACCGGCGCGCTGATCGGCACCGCCCCGGTGCAGGACGTCGCCGACCTCGAGTCGGCGATCGACCGCGCGGCGGCGGCGCAGCCCGCCTGGGCCGCGCTCGGCGACGAGGAGCGCAGCGCGCTCCTGCACCGGGCGGCCGATGCGATCGAGGCTGCGGCCGAGCCGCTCGCCGAGCTGCTCTCGCGTGAGCAGGGCAAGCCGCTCAACGGCCCGAATGCGCGCTTCGAGGTGTCCGCCTGCGCAGTCTGGCTGCGCACCGCCGCCGACACCCCGCTGCCCGTCGAGGTCATCGTCGACGACGGCGAGAACTACGCCGAGATGCACTACCGGCCGATCGGCGTCGTCGGCGCCATCGCGCCGTGGAACTGGCCGATGATGATCGCCATCTGGCAGATCGCGCCGTCGCTGCGGATGGGCAACACGGTCGTCGCGAAGCCGGCCGAGACCACGACGCTCTCGGGCCTGGCGCTCGTCGCCGTCATGAACCAGGTGCTGCCGGAGGGCGTGCTGAACATCGTGGCCGGCCCCGGCCGCACGGTCGGTGACGCCCTCACGAAGAGCCCCAAGGTCGGCAAGATCATGTTCACCGGCTCGACGGATGTCGGCAAGCGCATCATCGAGGCCAGCGCGAACAACGTGACGAGGCTGACCCTCGAGCTCGGCGGCAACGACGCCGGCATCGTGCTGCCCGACGTGGACGCCGCGGCCATCGCCGCCGACCTGTTCTGGGGCGCATTCATCAACACGGGCCAGACTTGCGCCGCGCTCAAGCGCCTGTACGTGCACGACGACGTCTACGACGAGGTGCTGGAGCACCTCGTCGCCTTCGCGAAGAGCATGCCGATGGGCGTCGGCCTCGACGAGGCAAACGTGCTCGGCCCGGTGCAGAACCGCGGCCAGTACGAGATCGTCGACCGGCTCGTCGAGTCCGCGAAGGCCTCCGGTGCGCGGGTCGTGCTCGGCGGCGACCCTGACCACGACGCGGTCGGCAACTTCTACCCGACGACGATCGTCGCCGACATCGACCCGCACAATGACCTCGTGCTGGAGGAGCAGTTCGGCCCGGCGCTGCCGGTGATCCGCTACACCGACCTGGACGCCGTGGTGGGCCTCGCCAACGAGCTCGAGTTCGGCCTCGGCGCCTCGGTCTGGTCGGCCGACCGGGACGCGGCGCGCCAGATCGCGGCCCGCCTGCAGGCCGGAACGGTGTGGATCAACTCGCACGGCGGGCTGCACCCCATGGTGCCGTTCGGCGGGGCGAAGCAGTCCGGCTACGGCCGCGAGTTCGGCGTGGAGGGCCTCAAGGCCGTCGCGGAGCCGCAGGTGGTCAGCGGCTAG